A region of the Culex quinquefasciatus strain JHB chromosome 1, VPISU_Cqui_1.0_pri_paternal, whole genome shotgun sequence genome:
TCGATCAAATGGTCGAAGCTGCGCACGAAGCTGTTGACGATGCAGAATCTGACGGAGGCACAagcagttgatttttgccgcGCGGAGGAAATTGCCGAGCAGCACCCGATTTCCGAGCAACGAAATGCAAGCGTGAACAAAGTGAAGAAGCATGCAAAAAAGTGCAAGTTTTGTGGCGAAATGCATGACTTCACGAAAGGCAGTTGTCCAGCGTTCGGCAAGCGGTGCTATCGTTGTGGCGGAAAGAACCATTTTGAGGCAGTGTGCAAGGCAGAGCGTCGGAAGAAGCTAAAGCGGAAGTCTCGTGTGCAGAAAGTGCTTGTGGATAGCAGTACCGACGGTGACTTGACGGAGACGGAGTCGACGAGCAGCGAAAGTGCAACAATCGGAAAAGTTTCCGATGGAAGTGGTGGGCATGTTGAACCTAATCTAGACATGTGCATCGCTGGAAAGTGGCAGTCAGTTCAGTGCGAATTGGATACAGGGGCAAACGCCAGCCTCGTGGGACACAGTTGGTTACAGCGGATGACCGGGAAAGCCCACAGTGATCTTCAACCGTCGAAGTACCGCCTTCATGGCTTTGGTGGCGGCGAAATTCCTGTGATCGGTCAGACGACTATCCGTTGTCGACAATACGGCCGTAAGTACAACCTAGTCCTACAAGTGGTCGATGTTGAGCAAGGTCCGTTGCTATCTGCGCACGTGTGTCGCACTTTGGGCTTCTTAGAGTTCGGCAAAATGACTCGCGTCAACATGCCGGTTTCTACCAAGCGCAGCATCTGCCGCATTGAGGCTCAGTGTGCAGGTTGCGTTGCCGGGCAAGATCGTTAACCAACAAGAACGCGCCACGTGAGATACCGCTGTGATTGTACGACAGGCGGCCCGCGGCAGACGCAGACGGATGATCCAGTCCGCGCACGGCGAAGCACGAATGGTGCTAGCTGTGGTCTTGGCCGCTACACGAAGTTTTCGAGACTTGGTGAGTCCGGATCCACGTAATGAACCCAACACGCCCAAGGTAACCCATCAAATCTCGATACCAGTCAAGCTTTATGCCTCTAGCAGTCACACATCATCCGAACAAGCTCCAGTGGTCTTCAGAAACATCCAGCATTTTGTGGTTTAGTTTTAggtctttatttttagttacaCATTAACCTCATTCTCAAGCACAGTTCTATTTAGTTTTCTTTTTGATAAAACAGGGAAGATGTTGTATTACGTTATTTATTACCATGCCATAGTTTCGTAGTTTATGGACACTCCCTACAAACGTCATTCATTCACGCGcgctttctctttctttctcacTTTTCATTCATTCTGTATCCGAGTGCCGAGCAGTACAGTCGTGTCAATAAACGTTAGTTTGTTAAGTTAATCAAACTTGTTTTAATTGACTACCAAATAAAAcagatgttctcgttgattgtttcgcaagcttgagttttgtgctcacctccgcaggtagcacaacgactcttgatgaaacagttccttccaccatgtcctaACTgtaagcagttcgaacattgtgtcacgtctcaatgcactggacgataacgttcccaagtcacgatgatgttgaaaattgggtcctaaaatgaagcttagattgctgatattattgtttacagcgataaagcttatttttctgagtactatGACCCTTTGTtcaaccacaaagagtttaaaatggatttttaaatcaattttgaaaaattaacctcgcgatccttcttgacagaaaagctcctacttgacagctcgttccaaggggaccatagttgatccatcgaaaaaatgttgacccaattgggtactaaagccctatgtcaatttttatgtacaacggtaaaaaacacgataaaaaaccatttctgatcactttttttcattttaatgcaaaaattttttttgacaagacaacatttttccgatggatcaactatggtccccttggaacgagctgtcaagtaggagcttttctgtcaagaaggaccgcgaggttaatttttcaaaattgatttaaaaatccattttaaactctttgtgctcgtacaaagggtcattgtactcagaaaaataagctttaacgctgtaaacaataatttcagcaatctaagcttcattttaggacccaattgggtgCTAAAGCCTCggctaaagccctatgtcaatttttatgtacaacggtaaaaaacacgattaaaaaccatttctgatcactttttttcattttaatgcaaattttttttttgacaagacaacattttttcgatggatcaactatggtccccttggaacgagctgtcaagaaggagcttttctgtcaagaaggaccgcgaggttaatttttcgaaattgatttaaaaatccattttaaactctttgtggtcgtacaaagggtcattttactaagaaaaataagctttatcgctgtaaacaataatactagcaatctaagcttcattttaggacccaattgcccgaactgctttcagctcagacggcgttgtcgatcctttctcgagatgaaccaggtacagttgatcacgatacttgatgtccttgttgtgcctcgtcatcttgaagacttcgatcacgtttaacttaagagttttgagctcttctttcagcacactcacatccatgtcgtacaggcctcggaggacctgttgcATCTGGCGTTTACCtagatcgtcatggctgtagtattcaatctttgtgttgttcaggaaatcccgaacgtagttgtaatcctttctggtaggtagttTCTCTTCCCTTTGGTTACAACCACTTATGGTTGTAGCTGAAGTTCAGTTTGTCATCAAGATTCATCATTACAGGCGGAGTTaaatgatggtccacaaaggaatgaacACAAAAGGAAGTAGGTTTTTAGTGCCACTGCTTTGGTGGCTTTTCCTGCCTTAAAAAAGTAAATATattcatgttaaaaaaatcaattctatcaatttttcttcttcttcttcaatttttttttaaaattttaaaaataacaaagcatttaaaatctgaaaaaaataaaaataaaaaaaaaaacaaattttaaagattttacaaaatttgtaattgtaattgtaatttgtaatttattggaaacgatagcctgttagtataacaCTTTTTATCAGGTTAAGGAAGGACGTTGTGATGATTACTTTAGATCCAAAATAAACGAAACAAATTAACACCTAGATCTAGTTTTGTAAATGACTTCTCAAAGAACTTTTGAATGCTGATAAAGTTGGTTTGACCTTAACTTCTGTTGGTAGATTgttccagcttgagatcccagCAATTAGCACACTTTTCCCACTTGACGTCGTGTGCTGCGGGACAATCAGCGATCGCGTTCGTTGCTGCTGGCCGTGGACAAGGTGATCTAGAATGTACTCTGGCAGATCGTTGTTATAGCCCCGCCGCATAAAGCAGCAGGTCCGGAAGTGGTAGTTCACAGGCAAGTCGTGTCCGAGGATGGTGTGCCGTACATCTGCTGTAGTGTCACGGCGTCGCAGGTTGTACACGAAGCGTACTGCAGACTTGTAGCACCGGTGCAGTTGGTTCTTGAGCGCTACCGACAGTCCGTGATAGTACACGATGTCACAGTAAGTGAAAAACGGCACCACTACCGCCTGAACCAGCTTGCGCCGTGTTGGCCTCGAAAGCACACCAGCAAAACGGCGGAAGGTTCGCAGCGTGTTGTAGGATTTTTGTACGACGCTGTTTACCTGATGCTCCAAGATTACCTGATGCttcaagatttcaaaattattaaaaatttaataaatttcataagtatcatcaaaaaataaagtttgaaaaaaaaaacatttcaaaatatcataaatttaaaagtttcaaaaataaaaaatttcaagtgctcagaaaccttaatttttttttaaattcttatttttttaaatataagatagttacatttaaaaaaaatctaaaatatcatttttctataagttttataaatttcataaatttaaaaaatttcataaattgaaaaaatcaagttattatttttttctatttaaaaaatttaaagtttaaaagtttcaaagaatttcaaaaatttaaaaaaagatcaaaagttTAAACCTCggtttaaacgtttaaaaaaaattaaaaaaaatcaaatatttaaaaacttaaaaaattcaaattaaaaaataattgtttttgatttttttttataaatacagggatttgaaaaagtaaaaaaaaaatggtaaaatttttcataatttaaaaattgtatacattttataaatttcatcaatttcaattttagtgatttctaatctaatctaatctaatcagaccctagcgcagccaatctttcgaagggatcctggagagtgccttaggttagatgacgcctagcactcttcttgtcatttattaacatttgtagtgcgccattgcactagaatgcattgaaacatcacaagcgttaaagcggccaggcctactgcgtaaagccgtaccgcagagatgattcgtaattgggttgagtttgagcactgagtgttcgaacaacaacacaattttgaatcgacaggggaggaagaagcgtggggacacaccaccatacgctccgagatttgattgtattcgttgggagcaccatgctaagaaggtttggtactccgggaccctctgggatgggacattgtatttccacgaatgccctggacactattttccgtggttatagcgccacaactcgctccctgtaacagtattcctaattccagtccaagcttaccaagtcgtcatggcctagtggttagcatttttgcttaccaacccaaaggacgagggatcgaaccccacctcgagcgactttgatttttcgttcatattcatcatttcaaatttgtgtgttcataactttctcgttgggagcagatgggaatcgaacccagaaccattcgcttacaaaacgaacaccgtaaccagtcagccacggccgctcctcaatttcaattttagtgattttaaaagaaaaaaataataaaataaaaataataaacttcaaaataaaataataaacttcaaaaattttaaacaaaaataaaaacaacaaataggggaactataccctttctcagcctatttctattatcggcctatcagtatGTACTTTGATCACGAATTACAGCTTtcttaaagtgtttttgactattcCAAAGTATTAATGGGTTTTGGTGCCACTGCTTCGGTCGAGGCTTCGGTGGCTTTTCCTGCcttaaaaagtaaataaattcaattaaaaaaaattcaaatcaattttttttttaaatttcagaaaaattaaaatttttaaaaatttcagagaaattaaaatttttaaaaatttcaggaaaattaatttttttaaaaattttaaaaaatttaaaaatttaaaaaaatataaaatttcaaaaataaaaaattcaaaaaaattttttttgaagattttaaaaatttcaaaattattacaaATTTCGTAAATTTCATAAGCttcataaattataaaaattttataattttttttaattttacaaaattttgaagcttcaaaaaatttcaaaaattaaaaaattaaataaaaaaaattaaattattcagaaacttagaaactaaaatttaaaaaaaaaattaatatttttttaagtacgaaacatttcaaaaattttaaaacattaaaaaaaccaaaaatatcatttttttataaattttataaattaaaatgaatcaatttatttttttttattttacaaaatttaaaagtttcaaaaaatttcacgaatagctcaaataaaagtgagctcTCCATTATTGATAGATCTCAAAATGTTGAttcaatagcggaaaacggcaaaagtgatgagaattggtcgaacgcgaagtttaatttgttttggAGTTAAGCATaaataagcataggtgcccacccgcagttgctactccgttattgaccaggacctccagaagttacatccacgagccgtggaagatgagtgggtgctttctttcctcgcttcgcaacttctcaaaggcccctatcatgctgatcaataccggcgccggccacgaccagtggtagagtcacggggaagtggatgggaatgttagtccgatacttgagtgatagagaccgcccaatcgactgcttctccgacaaagtatcacatgagttttgagggggttagtagatgggtatgaggtcaggattcacgagtggcagtgatgtgaccatgagcattttgtttatcggttgaaaattttaaatcttaggcagccggctgcggaaagataaactagtgatgatttagaaagtttttttaatcgaacgcgtgccaaccgagcatcagtgctatgggctggacttatcagtatattcttactgtttctacaatttagataacgcgagcaaatttcaaatctcCTCGCAGCAATACacgcacaatacacgacaaaaatgcgaaacaaaaggcacacacaaaaaaatcacttttcactccgaatattttttacgaccacgcgctccctttgtcaattatgcacagtttaatttgttttggAGTTAACGATTAACTTACACGAAAAATGCGATTGATCGAGAGTTGGCAAAACAATCGGATTCGAGATCGGATTCTCTGTTTGTCAAGTTTGACATCTACGTCAAAAACACAAATGACGCCGACTCGGTTTTGGTTGGAAATTTGACAGTGACAGCTCGCGTGAAAATCAAATCGTGACGCGGCTACCACGAACCAAAATATTCTGTCTCCGACAAATCCTCGAGAAATTTCGTGAgcacaacgtgcccacacatcacattttcatcgatttcctTCCTTGGAAGGGGAGCCAAAATTTGCCGGGAAATGGGACGGGggaatcttgacggacgagcgtgaggtgatcgaaatGTGGAAGCAGCACTTTGACGTCGGGGAAAACTACGTCagtttggaaattaggaaagtTGAGAATGCCACTAGgaatgccatcaagaagctgaagaacaacaaggcAGCTGGTATGGATGGTATCGGAATCGAACTCATCAGGCGACCTGTCTGCACCAACTGATAGTCAAGATCTGGAACatagaacagctaccggaggagtggaaagagggcgTAATAGGCCCGATCTATAAACaggggggacaagttggaatgtgagaactcgGTCTACAAAGGTCTGTTGGAACGAGTAAAGGATGTTGTTGGGCCGTACCAAGCCGGATTCGTAGCGGGGAGATCGACGATGTACCCAATATTTTGGTTACgtcaaattctccaaaaatgTCGAGAGAACcagatttcaaagccgcgtacgatcAGAATGGTGAAATCAACGATTAACGGGCCTAGGAGCCGGTTaatgtcgggaaaaagtcgtAACAGTTGTCAAAAATAACCTAGCGTGTCGTCACGAACCACCCCTCCCTCCCTCTTCCCCTGGTCTTGCTTTGTCACGCTAGCGAACCTTGGTCCTGAATAACGTTTGATGCACGCGTTCTTTAGGGAAGGGGCTTGTCGGTccagctgaggtacctcgcgcacgcACTGCACACACAACAGGgaaaataagtaattttgactttttgtttttctcaattcgTCAAACTACAAAAACAACTTGTTATCCAATGGAAAACTGTTTATCCTCaatatataattttatttttcgtctTTTTACTACATTTCAAGCAATCATCGTACACATTGCTGGCAACTACATTTGTTTCGCACAATTAATTTAcgcttttttgtgtgtgtttttcgtgTCAACTTGTTTCGCAAAAGGACTCGCCCGGCACTTGTTCTTCGCTTTGCACttgagtttttgatattgtttaaTATATATGTAAAAAAAGAGTAAACTTGCGTGTTATCAATATAGTAATAATGCATAAGAAGGCAAATaagtaaattaaaataaataaaccgtcataaaataaattccaaaaaagaaaaacaaaaatctttaaccTCCCCCTCACTTCCTCTTACCACCGCTCCCcttggccgccgccgccgccttcTTCTTCGCCAGTGCCTTCTGccgcttctcctcctcctcgaGCCGCATGTCCTCGAGGTCCTCCTGCAGGCCAATCTTCTTGCTGATGTACTCCTCGCGCTGCACCTGCGCAAAGTTGGACTCCATCGTGCGGTCGTCAAAGTCCTCGTCCCGGTAGCGGCTCTTGTCGTAGCCGAAGATGGCCCGAATGTGGGAGGAAATATCTTCCTCGGCGCCCTCGTCGTCGATAAAGTCGTCCATCTCGGAGTCGTACTCGGAGTCGGAGTCCTCGATGACGGGGCGGCGCTTCTTGAACTGGGAGGAAGAGGAGGATGACGGGGGAGGGCCGGGTCGTTTGCGCTGGACGTCCGGTAGGGGGAATTGGCGCGTCCGTTGGACGTCCGCCGGGGGGAATGGTCGAGATTTGGGTTGGCCGTTGGAGGCGGGTGGGGCCACTTTGGcggatgacgacgacgatgtcGAGGGCTTGCCGGAAGTGGCGCTTGAGATTGGCTTCTTGGCGGCGCTTGAAGAGGGCGTCGGGGTGGGTTTCGAGGGCGTTGAAGAGGTTGGCTTCTTGGAGGTGAGCGCTGCTTCCAGCTTGCTTCGGGCGGGGTCAACGGGTTTCGAGGGAGCGCTCGGACGTCGCTCTTCCGGTTTTGAAGATGAAGCTGAAGTTGGTGGCTTGAGCGCGGGTTTGCTGGTGGAAGTGACCGTGGCAGCTGGTTTGTCCATGCCGGAGTTGAGCTTCGGAATGCGGCCGTTCGGGGCCATCACGTTGACGGGTTTGGCCGCGCCAGTTGAGGTCGCGGACGGCGCCGGTGGCGCCTTCCCGGACTTCATCGCGTCATACCTTGCCAGCTTGATCTGTTTCTCCTTCTCCGACAGCTTCGGATCGTTCCGTATCCGGTCCCGGATCTTCTTCTCCTCCAAGTAAGCCATCCGCTCCTCGTACTCTTTCTTCTCCTTCTTGGTCATCAACCGTTCCggttccttcttcttcttctccaaCGTATCCAGCGGCGTCTCCAGCTTGACCGGTTCCATCTGCTTCTGCTCGGCCAGCTTGAGCAGCGTGGCGAAATCCGGCGGAGGAGGTCCCTGCGGTCGTTTCGCCTTCTTCTTCGCGGCTTCCTCTTTCGCCTTTGCTTCCGCTTCCTTCTTTCGCTCCTCCTCCGGATCGTACCGATCCGGACCCACAACCTTCTTGCTACTTCCGGCCGTCTCCTCCCTCGTACTCCCCTCCCCCCCAGTCCCATCCTTTCTCTTCCTCGTCCTCGGAGCATTCTCCTCCTCCTGAACCCGGTTCAACGCGTCTTTCACCCGCGCCTTCGCCTTTTGCATCTCCTCCTTCGACATGGTCCGCTTCTCCCCGTCCTTGAACTTCTTCTCCTCCGGCGTCGCCTTGTACTTGTCCATCAGCTGCTGGTAGATCGCGGACGCCACGTTCGACGTGTACCCGTAATCGTCCTCGTCCGGCTGTTCCGGGCCCTGCAGCGTCACGGCCGTGTCCTGCGTGTCGATCGCGTCGTCCAGCACCGACTTGTTCGCCGACCGGATCACCTTCAGCATTTTCTCGATCTTCCGCTTCGCCTTCGGATCACGCTTCGCGTTCAGCTCCTCCCGCTTCCGGCGGGCCTCCTCCTCCTTCTGGCGCTCCTCCTGCTCCCGCTTGGCCAGAAACTTCTGGATGTTCGCCGACAGCTTCTTGTCCTTGGACTCCTTCTTGGGCGGCGCAAACTTGGCCGGGTAGTAGCGGGactggcaaaaaccaaaaacgaTTAGCATATGTTGGCCGGAAGTTCCCGCAGGGAACCAACCAAGAAGAAGCAACACTCACCTCAGCCTTGGGTTCGCTGCTGGTCGAGGAGGCCGCATTGCGCTGAGCTACGCTCAGCAGCTTGCCAAAGTCCATGGTGGAACGTCGATTCCACACAGATTCCTACGCGAAATTAGTGTTTTCCTCGGATTCAGACGGAAAAACGAAGAGCCATAACGAGAAAGGGGACGATTGTCACTGAacgaagtttttctttttttttcgttggtgtGGAATGTGACAGCTGTCTGGCGTGTACGGATGCGCTGACAGCATCGAGTGTTGATGGTGTGCGTGTCGGGTGGGGTGCGTTCGCGGAGCGGTTTGTTGACAAGGCAGATAGGGTGATAGGTTGATGGAATGTTCTGGAAGGTGAAGGAaaggaaagattttttttcgtgcgacttaaattttaaaacgtttcaaaaaatttacaatcgTTCATCACCATTatcaaattacattaaaaaaatcctaaataatACTTACATTTTTAACCTTAAtataaaaaggcaaaaaaaaaaaaataacattaaaaactaatgacacccagtcacgaaatattctagcagagttggttctgttagaatcctgctagaacggtggaacatttctgctagaatgctgtaagaatatccagctctgtaagaactctgttagaatcctgctagaacgtcgtgactgggcaaAACCTAGGACAAAACCCTAGTATGAATGTCATTAAATTCACTGGCAGAAAattaaaaccaaaaataaaaaaaaatacagaaattttgtttaaataaatttcacggcgtgttttctgggcaaccttaaggagaaaaaatagtcatcactactttcaaaagtgccttataggaaattttctcagctttccaatgcttctaagagcgaaatgtttcatcgggaaatttctgagatatctcctttttaagttttttctttaaaaatccttgatcatttattggtaacttttaaataacagcccaggaaacttatcaaatgatgtgtttcgtGTGTATTTTGctgaccaaaatgtgcaaaataagacaagaaacaactttgtagaaagttgcaaaccgctaaacattttgaaaattaagttttaaccgaatttttgaatatgtgggatttattcaaataataaagtaataaaaccgtattgaaatattatttttacaagaacaaatagattataacataattgttgtgtacaaataacaccggtctgctctgattcagcttggaattagctgatacaaccgaaatttctacaggtttgagattgatagggtattacaagacatttttgaataaatatcatatttccttaatcaaacactaactagttgcatggatacaaaacatgttttatactcgaaattgtactgcaaattactgttgctagctttaggagaaaaacttttcattagtatgaaatgattgtttcagttttttttgtattaaatgatcaaggaattagcaatattttagaagtttataaaactctcatcttcaatctcatctaaaaaaaaatatatatatgtcttgatttttgttcaaatagtttggaaagaaagtttctgttagatttttcttttgttgaaatattatttaatttttgttcaaacaaaaataaatgtttgtgacggttttttcagaattctgaattggaagactcgagttttattgctactgtaagtgcattttctacagaaaacattttataaaattttatttttattttatactcatgaaaatatgacatttgaagcttgctacagtaatgtgtagtacattttcgatttcaaatcatatttttatttatgttcctggttaatgtttgcttaagaaaatatcaaatttattcattaaaattcaataataccattaacaatcacaaacctgccaaagtttcggttgaacaagctgaatcagagtagacacgtgatatttgtacacaaaaaatatgtaattcttgtaagaaatacatttttacactgctttatgattttaatttctgaataaatcccatatattcaaaaacttagacaaaaaataattttcaaaatgtttagcggtttgcaaccttctacaaagtaaTTTCTTgacttactcatcaaaatgtgcaaacattttgatgagtaaatgactcatgaaacacatcatttgataagttttctgaactgttagtataaagtttgcaataaataataaaggaatttaaaaccaaaaaacttaaaatagagatatctcattttgctcttagaagcattggaaagctgagaaaatttcctataagacacatttgaaagtggcgattactattttttcctgataaggttgttctaggaAACACGCCGTGAatttatatcaaaaattacctaaaacaaaataaaaaaccacgtacacaacattgaaaattaaaaaaatctataacatggaaaattcagaaaacctaaaattcaaaagataaaaacaaatataattCTTAacgtgaaaatattcaaaaacaaaaactctgattcaaaaaatctgttatttagacaaaaataaaaactagtaCGGTATTTGTCCCTgttttgggcctagtacctattttggatcTACCATAattaattcaacgaaattgttCATTTCGCCGAACCTGGGCACGAATCTGTCactagagttatctaagcccgatctcacgcacactagcttaccatttgtttttgctggcaaCCACAAATTTCAACCTaaaaatccatcgtgtacgtacacgcaatacatgcgcacgtagatagctcTCTTGAGAATGATGCCGGTTGCACAATCCGattgcaaaaacaatcactaaactgccaccaaatcaataaaataactgattaaaGTTGCTTTGCCCATATCGGAGAGCTTTGATATATTTACGAAACATGGGCTGAACCCACgctgaaccgtacgtcaaa
Encoded here:
- the LOC6050198 gene encoding protein SPT2 homolog, with the translated sequence MDFGKLLSVAQRNAASSTSSEPKAESRYYPAKFAPPKKESKDKKLSANIQKFLAKREQEERQKEEEARRKREELNAKRDPKAKRKIEKMLKVIRSANKSVLDDAIDTQDTAVTLQGPEQPDEDDYGYTSNVASAIYQQLMDKYKATPEEKKFKDGEKRTMSKEEMQKAKARVKDALNRVQEEENAPRTRKRKDGTGGEGSTREETAGSSKKVVGPDRYDPEEERKKEAEAKAKEEAAKKKAKRPQGPPPPDFATLLKLAEQKQMEPVKLETPLDTLEKKKKEPERLMTKKEKKEYEERMAYLEEKKIRDRIRNDPKLSEKEKQIKLARYDAMKSGKAPPAPSATSTGAAKPVNVMAPNGRIPKLNSGMDKPAATVTSTSKPALKPPTSASSSKPEERRPSAPSKPVDPARSKLEAALTSKKPTSSTPSKPTPTPSSSAAKKPISSATSGKPSTSSSSSAKVAPPASNGQPKSRPFPPADVQRTRQFPLPDVQRKRPGPPPSSSSSSQFKKRRPVIEDSDSEYDSEMDDFIDDEGAEEDISSHIRAIFGYDKSRYRDEDFDDRTMESNFAQVQREEYISKKIGLQEDLEDMRLEEEEKRQKALAKKKAAAAAKGSGGKRK